A window from Pseudomonas kribbensis encodes these proteins:
- the rpoS gene encoding RNA polymerase sigma factor RpoS, giving the protein MALSKEVPEFDIDDEVLLMETGIDSDSMSNDEGAAPPSVRAKSKHSASLKQHKYIDYTRALDATQLYLNEIGFSPLLSPEEEVHFARLSQSGDPAGRKRMIESNLRLVVKIARRYVNRGLSLLDLIEEGNLGLIRAVEKFDPERGFRFSTYATWWIRQTIERAIMNQTRTIRLPIHVVKELNVYLRAARELTQKLDHEPSPEEIANLLEKPVGEVKRMLGLNERVSSVDVSLGPDSDKTLLDTLTDDRPTDPCELLQDDDLSQSIDQWLSELTDKQREVVVRRFGLRGHESSTLEDVGLEIGLTRERVRQIQVEGLKRLREILEKNGLSSESLFQ; this is encoded by the coding sequence ATGGCTCTCAGTAAAGAAGTGCCGGAGTTTGACATCGACGATGAGGTTCTCCTGATGGAGACCGGCATCGATTCGGATTCGATGTCGAATGATGAAGGGGCTGCTCCACCTTCCGTTCGTGCCAAATCCAAACACTCCGCTTCACTTAAGCAACACAAGTACATCGACTACACTCGGGCACTCGATGCCACGCAGCTGTACCTCAACGAAATCGGCTTTTCCCCATTGCTCTCCCCGGAGGAAGAAGTTCATTTTGCGCGTCTGTCGCAAAGTGGCGACCCCGCCGGGCGCAAGCGCATGATTGAAAGTAACCTGCGGCTGGTGGTCAAAATCGCCCGGCGTTACGTCAATCGGGGGCTGTCGCTGCTGGATTTGATCGAAGAGGGCAACCTCGGGCTGATCCGCGCGGTGGAAAAGTTCGATCCCGAGCGCGGCTTCCGCTTCTCGACCTACGCGACCTGGTGGATCCGTCAGACCATCGAGCGCGCGATCATGAATCAGACCCGGACCATCCGGCTGCCGATCCATGTGGTCAAGGAACTCAACGTGTACCTGCGGGCCGCACGGGAGCTGACGCAAAAACTCGATCACGAACCTTCACCCGAAGAAATCGCCAACCTGCTGGAAAAACCGGTGGGCGAGGTCAAGCGCATGCTGGGCCTGAACGAGCGGGTTTCTTCGGTCGACGTCTCGCTGGGTCCGGATTCGGATAAAACCCTGCTGGACACCCTCACGGATGACCGTCCGACCGATCCATGCGAACTGCTGCAGGATGACGATCTGTCGCAGAGCATCGATCAATGGCTCTCGGAGCTGACCGACAAGCAACGCGAGGTGGTGGTCCGCCGCTTCGGCCTGCGCGGTCACGAGAGCAGCACGCTGGAAGATGTAGGCCTGGAGATCGGCCTGACCCGGGAACGGGTGAGACAGATCCAGGTGGAAGGCCTCAAGCGCCTGCGTGAAATCCTCGAGAAAAACGGCCTGTCGAGCGAGTCGCTGTTTCAGTAA
- the fdxA gene encoding ferredoxin FdxA: MTFVVTDNCIKCKYTDCVEVCPVDCFYEGPNFLVIHPDECIDCALCEPECPAVAIFSEDEVPEEMQEFIQLNVELAEIWPNITEKKESLPDAEEWDGVKGKIKDLER, from the coding sequence ATGACCTTCGTCGTCACCGACAACTGCATCAAGTGCAAGTACACCGACTGCGTAGAAGTCTGTCCGGTGGACTGCTTTTACGAAGGCCCGAACTTCCTGGTGATTCACCCGGATGAGTGCATCGACTGCGCCCTGTGCGAACCGGAATGCCCGGCCGTCGCGATTTTCTCCGAGGACGAAGTTCCGGAAGAAATGCAGGAATTCATTCAGCTGAACGTTGAGCTGGCCGAGATCTGGCCGAACATCACCGAGAAGAAAGAATCGCTGCCGGACGCCGAAGAGTGGGATGGCGTCAAAGGCAAGATCAAAGACCTCGAACGCTGA